In the Ranitomeya imitator isolate aRanImi1 chromosome 2, aRanImi1.pri, whole genome shotgun sequence genome, gcgcatgcgcccgccattttggaacattgcggcgctcggggaagaagacggacggaccccgccaggatcggtaagtataagggggggagatcagggcacaggggggggagatcagggcacaggggggggagatcagggcacgggggggcgtcggagcacggggggggagggatcggagcatgggggagagtgatcggtgtgcgggcgggtggatcggtgtgcaggggggtggatcggtgtgcaggggggggttgatcggagcacggggggggatcggagtgcgggggggtttgattggagcacggggggtgtgattggagcacggggggagcggacaggaggacgggggagcggagcacaggacggaggggagcgggccacagatcggggggctgggggggcgatcggaggggtgggggcacattagtatttccagccatggccgatgatattgcagcatcggccatggctggattgtaatatttcaccatttttttaggtgaaatattacaaatcgctctgattggcagtttcactttcaacagccaatcagagcgatcgtagccacgagggggtgaagccaccccccctgggctaaactaccactccccctgtccctgcaggccgggtgaaatgggagttaaccctttcacccgatctgcagggacgcgatctttctgtgacacagcatatgcgtcacaggtcggattggcaccgactttcatgacgcatacgctgtgtcacaggtcgggaaggggttaaaaacgtcatctcggcatgcaaaaaataagccctcacccaaccccagatcacgaaaaatggagacgctatgggtatcagaaaatttactcaattttttttttttttagcaaactttggaatttttttttgaccacttagataaaaaaataacctagacatgtttagtgtctatgaacttataatataaacataaggatgaatgacctcagggagatcaaaacatcaaacatcttaggagcagtgcctagtaaaaggactataaacataaggatgaatgacctcggggagatcaaaacatccaacaccgtggagacaccatcacgtgtttctcaatgcagtgatccagaacactgcccccatcccttatgggaaatatgcaaatgcatgtagaaaagccgcggagacaccatcacgtgtttctcaatgcagtgatccagaacactgcccccatcccttatgggaaatatgcaaatgcatgtagaaaagccgcggagacaccatcacgtgtttctcaatgcagtgatccagaacactgcccccatcccttatgggaaatatgctaatgcatgtccttttactaggcactgctcctaatagccagtttcctactccacactgatgaggggcaaatatcccgaaacagctgtctgtggatgggtaccatgttttggcataggtggttttcctttttggatgctgcccttctcgtggttgttccttcccggtgaaagacctggctatttattgcttgcgttgagaaacacgtgatggtgtctccgcggcttttctacatgcattagcatatttcccataagggatgggagcagtgttctggatcactgcgttgagaaacacgtgatggtgtctctgcggtgttggatgttttgatctctccgaggtcattcatccttatgtttatagtccttttactaggcactgctcctaatagccagttttctactccacactgatgaggggcaaatacctcgaaacagctgtctgtggatggataccatgttttggcataggtggttttcctttttggatgctgcccttctcgtggttgttccttcccggtgaaagacctggctatttattgcttgcgttgagaaacacatgatggtgtctccgtggcttttcttcatgtatgaacttataatgacctggagaatcaaaatggcaggtcagttttagcatttagtgaacctggcaaaaaagccaaacaaaaacaagtgtgggaatgcactttttttgcaatttcaccgtacttggatttttttctcattttctagtacatgacatggtaaaaccaatgatgtcgttcaaaagcacaaaaaataagccctcacatggccatattgacggaaaaataaaaaagttattgctctgggaaggaggggagcgaaaaacgaaaacgcaaaaccaaaaaaagctggggtcatgaaacgGTTAAAATAATTGAAGAGGTCATGTTGTcttacgctgaagaggatatgcccttgaaatgggagtttcaacaagacaacgaccctatgcacaccagtaaacgagcaaaatcttggttccagtccaacaaaattgaggttatttaGTGGCCAGCCTAATCCCCGGACCTTAATCTGATAGAACACTTGTAGGGTAACATTAAAAATGCCGTtcctgaggcaaagccaacaagtGCCAAAAAATTGTGGTATGTAGTCCAAACATCCTGtgctggaataacaggtgatagGCGCCAGAAtttggttgactctatgcaacataaatgtaaagcagttctaaaaaactgtgggtatacaactaaatattaggttagtgatttaCAGGAAagctaaatccacaaaaaagtgcatattgtgagtttgtaaagacaaatgcattgttcatttttttattttccgtaAAGTAgataaaaattatatacatttctcttcatgttttgaattaaaaaaaacagtgtgcaatgttcccaatgctggaaataaaaactagtataaagattttgtgattaactcatgtctttgaacacactgctattattttgaacactactgtatgtaAAATTGTGCTTTTAGGGGATAAAAGCACCAATAAAATATTTCTACACTATCTGTGTCATTTTCTCCTAATATTCTGTTGAGGTCTTTTGTTATATTCTCATTCCATAAAAGACACGATTCCCTTTCAATAAACCCGTCAGTGATGTATTAAAGAAAACAAACATTTGACTAGCTCATTTACTTACACAAGGCTGACACCACCTCGACAGTCCACATCACGGGCTACAAGAACATTCTGCAGACTGAAATCCTTCGGGAAGAGACCTCCACAAATCTAAGCACTAAGTGTCCATAAAGGCAAAAAACTGCAATTTTTCAGATTTCATCCACATCACATTGGCATAGAGAAGAAATCAGAACACCATGGATCGCTTTAAAATGATATTTCAGTACTTCCAGTCAAACTCAGAGTCGGTGATGAATGGGATTTGCGCACTTTTAGCTCTGGCCAGTGTTAAAATCTACAATTCACTAGATTTTAATTGCCCATGTCTTCCCAGATACAACATGATATATGGCATGGGAATTATGTTTGTGCCTCCAGTCGCCCTTTTTCTTTGTGGTCTTATAGTGAACAGACAATCGGTGATTATGATGGAAGAGTGGATGAGACCCACAGGCGGGAGAAGAAAAGATTTGGCGATTGTAAAGTAAGTGTTAACGTCAACTTTGAATGAAGTTTGGGTTAAAATGTTTCtacaaaaacagtaaaaaaaaacttaAGGTGTAGTAATATAAAAGAAATGGATATTAATTAATTGTTTGGGTATAGATATAGGGCTAAATGTACAAATGATAAATGAGATGAATCTGAACTGGGAAGACTTTGACCAATCGGTCAGTACACTGGAAAACCTGTTTATTTCTACTTTCTGACAAAGTGTTCAGTATAATGTTATATTTGCCTAAAACTTTATATTCCGAATAATGATTATAGATGTAGAGTTTGTCAGCTACTATATATTTAAAGGTCTATTAACCCCTTGGTGACTGACTGAGTCCATtttaaccttaaagggaatctgtcagcagaattgtgctcagtaaactacagacagtgtcaggttggcgctgttatactgattgcaatgatacctggtgatgaaatctgtcttgtggttgtttaatctttatttgcagttttcagttaatgagattctcgtgcttcagggaggcctgtgggtggggctctgggcggggctttatgtggagctctgcttacatattcatccttatgggcttatgacaggtggctgatccctcagtgacctgcctcctattttacatattgcatataatagtgttggctTTGAAAAAAAGATTAACTTCAGCAAAATAGCGACGGCGGCGGCACATGCCCAGTAGCATCTATTGCTTGCATATAATGGTGTTGGCTTTGAAAAAAAATTTGCTGCAGCAAAATAGCACTGGCGGTGGCGCTTGCACATTAGCATCTATCGACAAGCCAAAGAAAGTAAcctaaatctgtattcagtgaagtgaAATTTTCCCATGAGAATGCGTAAAGTgagtgtttcaatgcaatcctatggtgtCGGAATCGCCGTGATTCCGCAGAAATAGtgaccatgctgcggattttaccgctatgcgattcctcagcgggaaaatctgcagcatgggcGCAGcatctgcggaatcccataggattgcatgggaatacgTTTTTTAAGAATTTTTAAGTGTTTCAGCTGCGGCAAAAACATGTCGGAAACGCATAAAAagtgcaacgtgggcacacagcctaacaaTTATCCAGCTACCCTCCCCCCCGGAGGTCTGGAGGGGGTCCAAAAATTGCTGAAAACTATGTAAACAGCGCTGAAATGGGTAATCAGTGCTGAAAtagaatgggaacagcatggggaaaagCATTTCTGAATCCCAGGTCGTTGCCGGGAACAATGTTGTTAGAGTATTACgacacttttacggactgacaataaaacatacataaCCACAGTTAGAAAGGATCTGACTGGAAAAAatttttaagaaacattttttccaggATAATGGCTTGTATATAAGctgaacaaaaatgctcctccacgccTATGTTCACACCTAGtgtgtttgctgtgttttttttcacatttgcaTAGCTTTCAAGGGTGAAAAAAATATTCTAGAGGAAATGTAGTTTTATCATCTTAATACCATATCTGTCCATATGGTGTgtgacatttcaaaaacctgacctgcacatccaaacatagactcagtgtgaacaggtgctgaacctagagtcgccaactcgtatatagttaagtaaataaggcagcccactgcagcgctagaacatacaaacttgaaaaacgaaatttgaactgcattactgcactagaaatatgaaaaatgagagcttttagcgcataaaaatggcgcaggtcaggtttttgaaatgtattctctagccttctgattgtgcactccgcctcctagcttcaggtgttttaattacagcaggtccaatacccctccacagagagagagaattttagtctagtaagaggtgttCACatgtaccgcggattgccagtgttttttgtgcggatttcacctgcggattcctattgaggaacaggtgtaaaacgctgcggaatccgcacaaagaattgagatgctgcagaaaatacaacgcagcgtttccgcgtggtattttccgcaccatgggcacagcggatttggttttccatatgtttacatggtactgtaaacctgatggaacactgctgcggatccgcagccaaatccgcaccgtgtgcacatagcctaattctaaaggtatgtgcacacgctgtggaaaacgctgcggatccgcagcagtttcccatgagtttacagttcaatgtaaacctatgggaaacaaaaattgctgtaaacatgctgcagaaaaactgcacggaaacgcagcggtttacattccgcagcatgtcacttctttctgcggattccgcagcggttttacaactgctccaatagaaaatcgcagttgtaaaaccgcagtgaaatgtgcagaaaaactgcggtaaatccgcgataaatccacagcggtttagcactgcggatttatcaaatctctgcggaaaaatctgcagaggaccagaatacgtgtgcacatccctaaccctaactctaaccctaactccaaccttagtgggaaaaaaaaataaaatttttttttattttattattgtccctgttatggacctggtggttaggagcacccgaaaagacctgatggttaaactaacaaaggacaagctctgggaagtgggagctctgctgaccgcaacccctaatcctatcacacacactagaaatagccgtggagcgttcctgactctccctagacgcctcttcacagcctaagagctaactagccctagagatagaaaataaagcctaccttgcctcagagaaattccccaaaggtaaaggcagccccccacatatattgactgtgagttaagatgaaagtccacctctcgtgtctccccttttcctcatagtttgtaagcttacgagcagggccctcactcctcctggtatctgttttgaactgtatttctgttatgctgtaatgtctattgtatgtacaagtcccctctataatttgtaaagcgctgcggaatatgttggcgctatataaataaaaattattattattattattattatgtttgggTAGGAAAGGGTGCATGggaatatataagaaaaaaaaactgaaaaaaccccccactggatttgagtttatgtttctctgctgtcatccagtggtgtacagaagtctggccaaATCCAGCTCTAAATACAATCTATAACTAATAATAACGCATGTCACAATACACATTATACACCTTAACAATACTCATGTCTTCCAGGGGGAACATGAGCAGCATGTTCATCTCCTTACAAATGCACCAAATCTCTGCTCTGTGCTCATCAGACCCTAACACCAAAATGTATCTGTCAATACATGACACATTTTCTGTGAAACTTTCCGGAGGGGGATATTTGGGAAGAATGATCAAAGCTTGTAACGGTATTCacatttaggccacattcacatgttcagtatttggtcagtattttacatcaatatttgtaaactAAAATCAGGAATGGGCGAgaaatacagaagtagtgacgcgtttctattatacttttcctctgattgttccactcctgactttgtcttacaaatgctgatgtaaaatactgaccaaatactgaccgtgtgaacgaggCCTTGCATAAACTGGATAGGTTATAATTTTGGATCTGTGTAGACCACACTGTTGGGAGCCCATCGATCTCCATAGCAAGACACGTTAGACCCCTCTTCTCCTGAAAATGGAGGCCAGGAGAATTGAGTGGAGTGTTGCTAGCTATGCATTGGAAATTGGTCTGTTGCCGGATGGTATAATAGAGACTGTATAAATGTTTATTCTGGCTACCAAGCTCCAATTCCAGCCTCGGCAGAACAAAGAGTTAACTTTAGTGACTGTCTCAGCTTATTTGTCTCGCTTCCTTCTGCACCTTTCAGGCGGTGGGCACAATGGAGTCACTACCCTCAACAGCAGATTTtctttagggcagtctcacacgtccagattattccggtactggaaaaatcggtaccggaattatccgtgtccgtgtgcccgtgcgtttctgtggcacatcagtgtggcacacgtgtgccgcccgtgtgccgactgggtaccacacgcaccgtgcaggagacagcgctagagataagcgctgtcccctgcatctggtgctgaagccgccattcatatcttctctgcagcagcgtttgctgtagagaagatatgaaaaatcctttttttttttgtttctcgtgtttacaataaagatccctgtccccacccccctcccaccccctgtgcgcccgcccgctgttattaaaatactcacccggctccctcgcagtgtcctgtcctcgccgcagcttctcctgtatgagcggtcacgtggggctttccattacagtcatgaatatgcggctccacctcccataggggtggagccgcatattcatttctgtaatgggcggccccacgtgaccgcatacaggagaagctgcggcgaggacaggacactgtgagggagccgggtgagtattttattaacagcgggcgggcgcttagggggtgggaggggggtggggacagggatctttattttaaacacgagaaacaaaacaaaaaaggctttttcatatcttctctccagcaaacgctgctgcagagaagatatgaatcgcggcttcagcaccatttgggggagacagcgcttactgtagcgctgtctcctgcacggcacacggactgcacacggacaacgtccgtatgcggtacgtgttttacacggacccattgactttaatgggtccgtgtaatccgtgcgctcccacgaacactgacatgtctccgtgttttgcacacggacacacggtccgtgaaaacacactgacatgtgcagagacacattgatttcaatgtgtctacgtgagtcagtgtctccagtacgtgaggaaactgtcacctcatgtaccggagccactgacgtgtgaaaccggccttaaacacctccacacacacaaacaccccagCCTACCCCTTATTTCAAAATAAAAATAGTCAGGACTTGAAATgcgatgatgaaaaaaaaaaagctaattcaTAGCTAACTGCTGTATAACTACGTGCAATAATCTATGTTGTTCTTTCAGATACATGTGTACTTCCGTCTTCACACGCGCCATGGTTGCCCCTGTTGTCTGGATTCTGACGACACTCTTGGATGGAAATTGTTTTGTCTGTGCTTTTAGCGGCTCCGTGGACCCTGACAAATTCCCAGGCTTTGCAAATAACACTTCACCAGAATTGCAGATCCTGCTCTACAAGGTGCCTTGTAAGGAAGACGTCTTGATCAGGAACAACACTTCAAGAAAAGCTGTTTCAAGATACTTGAAATGCTGGTCACAGGTGAATGAACACAAGAGACTAGATCAGTAAAAATGATATGTAATGCTCAGAGGTGTAAGCAGCTGCTGCTGATGGATGAATCTGTATATACAATGCATTGGTTTACATGGTACCACCAACTAACGGGCAGCATACTGGGACCGGATGTAGAGTAATTACACTACAACATTAATGGGAGGTTTCCAGTATTAAAGCATTCATGACATGtacttaggataggccatcaaagtTGAATTGGTGGGGACGGTGATGACAGAAGTTGCGGTCACCAGATAGCAGATCAGGATCTTAGCAGTACTAGGCTCAGGGACCTTATGTTGCTTCACTCCACTCCAGGGCTGAAATTAAAAAAAGACATTAGAATGGTGCTTTAATTTGGCTCAAAGACAAAAATAGGCTGTCTCACTGTCTTAAACTGTTTTTGCAACTGTTGGCACCAAAAGTCACAGTAATTACGACAAAAGCGGAAAACAAAGAAAACAGGCGATCACATATAAAATAGATTTCACAAAAGGCACAAATAGAACAATGAATTGGATGCAAATGAAAAAAAGGCGCATAACACCCAAAACTAGGCAAAAAGAGGCATAAAGACAATGATGAGTCCTGGGTCTTTGTTCTTGCATTCACACAGCCTTCGAAATGTTTCATATTGTAATTTATTGTCTCTTCTGTCCAGGCTTTAGGGTGGAGTATCCTGTTGTTCCTTATTATCTTGGCATTCCTTGCCCGAACCCTTAAACCCTGCTTTGATCAAACATCTTTTCTACAAACTCGCTACTGGAGTAACTACATCGATATCGAGCAGAAGATCTTTGATGAGACTTGCTGTGAACACGCAAGAGATTTTGCCCGTAAATGCATTCTCCATTTCTTCCAAAGCATGCACAGTGAGATGAGGGTCGCTCGCATGAtaaagaagaaagaggaggagaaggaggaggtggacCACCTCCATGGCATCACAGACCATGAGCAAGTGAACAAACTCTTAAAGTCTTGGTACCAAAGTAAACCCCCACTGTCTATAAATCTACCAACTCATCGGCAACATGTCAAAGGAAAAAGCAACGGCTGCTGCATGGATGATAACAACAGCAAACAAACAGATGTGTAAAGGGATTTTTTAAAATGTTAATCTAGAAACCCCCAATCTCTGTACGTCACGCCTAATTATCCTTTTCTTTATATGACCAATGGAGATAGTTGAGTGCAACTTTCAGCTGTCTCGATCACTTCCAAAGAGAATGAATGAACCAGCAATGATCATGGGTGACAAtgctgctccattcacacagggtAGTTGGGGAACCCCATCACTTTGATTCTTGGGGGTTCCAGTAATAAGACCCCCGTGGATCAGAAACTTATCACCTATTACCTGCATCATGATGGATGTTTTATATTTTCATTAGTGCCATCTCCACAACACTTCTAATCCAACATTCCAAATTCTGTGCTTATTTTTCCCGTCCAGTCCTATGGTTTTCCTCCCATTATAGTCAGTACATGCTCTACCTTAAACATTATTTTGTCGCTACTAGTGATGTGCGAATTtagtcattactcgagatttcccgagcacgcttgggtgtcctccgagtattttttagtgctcagagattgttttcctccccgcagctgaatgatttacatctgttagccagcttgattacatgtgggggttgcctggttgctagggaatccccacatgtaatcaagctggctgagagatgtaaatcattcagctgtggtgatgaaaaataaatttccgagcactaaaaaatactcggaggacaccggagcgtgctcgggaaatctcgagtaacgagtatagtcgctcatcactagtcgctaCTCATTACTCAGTGCTCAGCTATGTATGGCCTTTATGTGTACAGTCAAATATAGTCACTCCTAATGACGCTGCAGATCATGATGAATTGACACAAACTCCCATTTTATCTGTTTATGTAAAAGGCATATTAAGAATTTATCTAGAAGGCATCATGGGAAATAAATAGAGATTGGGAGCCCTCACTCCCAAAATGGAATGAAAAGAGATCAAAAAGTCATAAACAACCCAAAGTCAATATCAATAAAAAAATACAGCTTGCCACACACAAACAAGTCCTCATACAATTCCATTGATAGAAAAAAGTTATGGATATGAAAAAATTGTGACACAAGTCATATTTAAATGAAAAGAAACGTTTTTTTTATAAACGCTAGaaactatatatgtttggtatcaaTGTAATCATAATGACATAGAGAATTTTGTTATCAATTCATTTTTTCTTAACATCGAATGCAAAGCTCAAAAAATAATGATCGAATTGTAAGTTTCACTCCTTCATTTACCATTCCATGGAATTGTTTGCCTGTTTTCTCAGTACATTACAGTGATATtaaaaattacaactcatcccacTAGGAACGCTCCCCGTATGCCAACAGTGAAAAAAGTTGCGGCTCTATGAAGAATGGATGTCAAACTCAACAATATTTTGCAATAAGTGCAGATATTAAATGTTCCTATATTTTCCTGTGGTTATACCCAGAATTGCCCTCGTATAAAGTTCCTTCCTATTCAAGTAGCAAAGTTTACGACTATGACATACATGAATTAGGTTCATATCTGTGCTGTCAATCATGACTGAGTGTGGGTCTTCTGTACGAATCACCGAAAAACAAGATTCAGACGTGCCTCTGACTAAGCCATAAACCTCAAAAAGGCAAATTTCAAATTTTTTACTAATTTTGCCTCCCTAAAGTCAATGGCTTCATCAGAGGCACAACTGACAACAGGATTTCCCAAAATCATAAGATACAGAACATAATACAACTCAATCCTAATCTCACAGGTGCATATCCAAAAAGTTCACATTTGGGAACACAATGTCCCCCGATTCTTCATGTGTGGTATTGTTGAAGTGACTTTTTTCTATTGATTTCTTATATTCAATACCGTTTTTTGCACCATATTCTTCAAAGTGGTGCCCGAAGGCTGATTTATTTTTTGCTAACTCAAATCTgctgtttttcttgtctttcaCCTATTTTGCTCCATTTTAAAGAAAAAAGTTGCATCATCCTTTAAAAACTTTTCAATCATGTAAAAATAACATTAGACAGGTTCTGTACTCCAGAACTCTGGAGAACAATTGTGCAACAATTTTGTGACGTTTCAAAAAGTCGCAAATGATGACCACCTCCATAATGCTGAATATAGAAGAAAAACAGATGAAAACAGGTAAAGTTAACTTAATTAAAGGCACAAGTTAAATAACAAATAGAgcgcaaacttttttattttttcatgtgactatccacagaatttttttttttcccacactgGCCGGTACATAAATGACAATAAGCTGAGACTTCTGTTACACTGTAGCTCACTTGTCAGATTCGCTGCATGAAATGTTCAGGATATGGATAAGGAAAATCATCTCATTATCATGCCAGTGTCCTGACAAGTCTCTGCACGTATTTGCCCTTTGTTTTGGAGAAAGGGCCTGTACTCCATCACTTCTGGACACTGTACAAATCAATGTAATTTCTCTGTCAACTGACTTTCATTTATTTCAGCTGCCATAAAGTGTACGCAGACTGGTGAGGTGACTGATCTATATGGGAAATATGGGAAATACAGAGAGGAAGGGTCATTCTCTATTTTGGCTTCTCCAAAAACGGTTTTGTAAAGGAAAAATATATAGCTACAACATTTAaccaaacaaaaaataaaagaCTAAAGAAGATGGAGTCACATGGTCTGTATATTAAAATTCAATACATCTTTATTTCACATCaagatttttttatataaaaaggcGATAGCGTATACCAAATACAAAAAGACAGGATGATTTGGAAACAAGGACTCAGGTAATAAGAGTCTAAGGTCAGCAAAAACAGTATCAGGATAGGGGTCATTCTTACCCATGTATATCCCTGTGGGACTTGAGACgcacagccccgacgcgcgtttcacgtgggcttcctcggggggctgtactCCATGATTatcgtgtccaaccccttgctcaatgcagaattcactaaaccatctcagacagatatctgtccagcctctgcttgaagacttccattgaatgagaacttACTATCTCTAAtggcaacctgttccactcattgatcaccctcactgttaaaaagtgttttctaatacctaatctgtatcttctccctttcatcccttcagatatttgtagacagctaataAGTCTCCTCTTACCTTCTTTTTGCAAGTTAAATATTCCCAGATCCATTAAAAcctttcctcgtaggacatactttgcagtccactcaccatcccagtagctcttctctgaacttgaccCAGTTTTTCTAAGTctttttaacccctctctgaccttagacttaTTAtctcgtcgaggtgacctgggcctagttgaccctcgatgggatagtacgtcatagcgatcggccgcgctccccccggtcgcagctgacatctggcactatgtgccaggagtggtc is a window encoding:
- the LOC138667791 gene encoding calcium homeostasis modulator protein 3-like; amino-acid sequence: MDRFKMIFQYFQSNSESVMNGICALLALASVKIYNSLDFNCPCLPRYNMIYGMGIMFVPPVALFLCGLIVNRQSVIMMEEWMRPTGGRRKDLAIVKYMCTSVFTRAMVAPVVWILTTLLDGNCFVCAFSGSVDPDKFPGFANNTSPELQILLYKVPCKEDVLIRNNTSRKAVSRYLKCWSQALGWSILLFLIILAFLARTLKPCFDQTSFLQTRYWSNYIDIEQKIFDETCCEHARDFARKCILHFFQSMHSEMRVARMIKKKEEEKEEVDHLHGITDHEQVNKLLKSWYQSKPPLSINLPTHRQHVKGKSNGCCMDDNNSKQTDV